CAGGCCGCGGTCGGAGCCTCCGGCCGAGCCGGGCTCCCGCACGGCTACTGCGGTCGCTCCGTCCCGCTCTCCCCGCCGGCGGTCGAGAACGGTCGAGCCGGGCCCCCCGACCGGGGCCCGGCTCGGCCGGGTCGTCCCCCCGACGGAAGTCCCGGTCAGCCGAGCCGTGCGCGCGCGAGCTGGCGGGACTGGGCGACCAGCCGGTCCGCGCTGTCCCACACCTCCGCGTCCTCCTCCAGGAAGCCGCCGGCGAGGTTGCGGGTGGTGATCGACACCCGCAGCGGGCCGGGGGCCGGACGGCAGCGCACGTGCACGGTGAGTTCGACGGTCGGCACCCAGCCGGACAGCCCGATCTCGAACGCGGTCGGCGGCAGCGCGTCGACGGCGAGGAGCAGCGAGAGCGGGTCGGCGTCGCGGCCGTCGGCGAGCCCGAACCACGCCCGCATCTCGCCCTTCCCGGAGGGGGCGCCGAGTGCCCAGCCGAGGGTCGCGGGGTCGAGCTTGAGGAACAGCCGGTCGGTGATCGCCGAGCTGCCGGGGATCGGCGCGGGCGCGTCCTGCGGGCCGAAACACTGGTCCATGGGCGGGATCGCGGGGGGCCGCGCGGTCGTCCGGACGTCGTCGGGCAGCGCGTCGAGGTCGCCGTACGAGGCGAGGACGCGGATCCGCTCGACCTCGCGGCCCTCGTCGTCGTACTGGAAGAGCGACGCCTGGCCCGTCGACAGGGTCCGGCCGGTGCGGACGACGTCCGTACGGACGACGGCGGGGCCCGGCTGGGACGCGGTGAGGTAGTGCGCGGAGACCGTGAAGGGGTCGGAGTGCGGCAGGGCGTCGGCGAGCGCGCGGCCGAGGACGGCCAGCAGATAGCCGCCGTTGACGGCGGTGATGATCGTCCACCCGGCGGAGAGGTCCACGTCGTAGACGCCGGGGGCGCGCCGGGTGACCGCGGTGTCGCGGTCGAACTCGCTGTCGCCGATCGTGGCCCGTGCGGCCTGTACCGAAGCTGCTTCTGGCATGCCTGAACGGTACAACAGGAAATTACTAAGCGGTAGCTTTTACTGTTGCGCGGGGATGAACACCCGGCTGCCCGGACCGGTCCCCTCCCCCGGCCACGGGCCGCCCCGGACCGGCGGCCGCCCGTGCGGCCCGACCAGGTGGGTGATCCTTCGCCATTTTCTCGGCAAGTGTCCGGAATCA
The window above is part of the Streptomyces sp. NBC_01428 genome. Proteins encoded here:
- a CDS encoding thioesterase family protein codes for the protein MPEAASVQAARATIGDSEFDRDTAVTRRAPGVYDVDLSAGWTIITAVNGGYLLAVLGRALADALPHSDPFTVSAHYLTASQPGPAVVRTDVVRTGRTLSTGQASLFQYDDEGREVERIRVLASYGDLDALPDDVRTTARPPAIPPMDQCFGPQDAPAPIPGSSAITDRLFLKLDPATLGWALGAPSGKGEMRAWFGLADGRDADPLSLLLAVDALPPTAFEIGLSGWVPTVELTVHVRCRPAPGPLRVSITTRNLAGGFLEEDAEVWDSADRLVAQSRQLARARLG